Genomic DNA from Mesorhizobium sp. J428:
ATCGACGCGGCGATCGTGATGATCGAGAACGCGCACAAACATCTGGAGCGTGCGCCGCCGGACAAACCCCGGACCGAAGTGCTGATCGAGGCGGCGAGCGAGGTCGGCCCGGCGCTATTCTTCAGCCTGCTGATCATCACCGTCTCGTTCCTGCCGATCTTCACTTTGGAAAGCCAGGAAGGGCGGCTGTTCGGGCCGCTGGCCTTCACCAAGACGTTTGCCATGGCTGCGGCCGCGCTGCTGTCGGTGACGCTGGTTCCGGCGCTGATGGTGGTGTTCGTGCGTGGCAGGATCGTGCCGGAGCACAGGAACCCGCTCAACCGCCTGCTGATCGCGATCTATCGACCAGTTATCAAGGGCGTGCTCCGGGCGAAGACGCTTACCATCCTGCTTGCCGTCGTTGCCCTTGCGGTGACGGTCTGGCCGGCGCGGCAGCTCGGCTCCGAGTTCATGCCGGCTCTCGACGAAGGCACGCTGATGTATATGCCCACCACTCTTCCCGGGCTTTCCGTCACCAAGGCGGCGGAATTAATGCAGATGCAGGACCGCATCATCAAGTCGTTCCCCGAAGTCGAGAGCGTGTTCGGCAAGGCCGGCCGTGCGCAGACCGCGACCGACCCGGCGCCGACCGAAATGTTCGAGACAATCATCAACCTAAAACCAAATGGGGAGTGGCGCGACGGCGTCACCTCCGAAAGCCTGAAGGCCGAGATGGACGCGGCGCTGCAATTTCCGGGCGTGTCCAATGCCTGGACAATGCCGATCCGCGCCCGCATCGACATGCTGTCGACCGGCATTCGGACTCCGGTGGGCGTCAAGGTCTACGGCATGGATCTCGACCAGATGGAAAAAGTCGCACGCCAGGTCGAGGCGGTGCTCCGAAACGTCCCAGGGACGTCGAGCGCCTATGCCGAGCGGGTCGTCGGCGGCTACTTTCTGGACATCGTGCCGGACCGTGTGTCGCTCGGCCGCTACGGGCTGTCGGTCGGCGACGTACAGGACGTGATCTCGATGGCACTGGGCGCCGAGGTGATCACCACGACGGTCGAGGGCCGTGAGCGCTACGGCGTCGCCATCCGCTACCCGCGCGCGCTTCGGAGCGACCCGCAGGCAATCGCGCGCGAGGTGCAGGTGGCACTCCCCGGCGGCGGCTCAGTTCCACTGGGCGAGGTCGCCAAAATCGAACTGACGCGCGGCGCGACCTCTATCCGAACTGAGAACGGCCAACTGGCCGTCTACATCTTCGTCGATATCGCCGGGCGAGATCTCGGGGGTTATGTGGCCGATGCGCAGTCTGCGGTCGCGGCGGGCGTTGCGCTCCCGGCCGGCTATTCGCTCGGCTGGAGCGGCCAGTTCGAATATCTGGAGCGCGCCCAGGCGCGGCTGAAAATCGTGGTGCCGCTGACGCTCGCGCTAATTTTCCTGCTGCTGTTCCTGAACTTCCGCCGACTGACGGAGACGCTGATCGTCATGCTGTCTCTGCCCTTCGCGCTGGTCGGCGGCATATGGCTGATGTGGTGGCTCGGCTTCAACACTTCGGTTGCGGTCGCCGTCGGCTTCATCGCGCTCGCCGGCGTTGCGGCCGAAACGGGCGTCATCATGCTGATCTATCTCGATCATGCGCTTGTTGAAGCCCAAGGAAAGTGCGCCGCCCAGGGCCGCGCATTCGCGCGAGCTGACCTAGATGACGCGATCAGGGTGGGCGCGGTGGAGCGCGTCCGGCCAAAGATGATGACAGTGGTCGCCATCATGGCGGGGCTTTTGCCCATCCTGTGGAGCACTGGGGCCGGCTCGGAAATCATGCAGCGCATTGCCGTGCCGATGATCGGCGGCATGATCTCATCGACCATCCTGACCCTAGTGGTGATCCCGGCGGTTTACGGCATCGTGAAGGGTCGGGGCCTGCCGAGGCGAGCCGCGGCTGAGAGCTCATCGGCGCCGGTGAACCCTCTGAAGTCCGCCGCGGAATAGAAGGAAAGAAAATGATGATTGGATGAGCTGATGTCAGGTGAAATGTGTGTCGAAACGGGATCGGCGGCCTGATCGTCCTGGCGATTGCCGGTCTCGTGATCGCCGCCTTGGTGAAGTTTGTTTCTTCCTCGGATGAAATCTTGGTCGTAGGCGCGAGGCATCGACGTCGCGCCTACGAACAATCGGCTATTAAGCCGCCATCTTTCGACAGCTCTCCGCGCAGCGGCGGCAGGTATCGACGCAGTCCTGCATGTCGCCAATACGCTCGCAGTCATCCGCGCACTCGTTGCAGATTTCCGCGCATTCGCCGCAAATATGCTTGTGGTGCTCGGAGCCGATGAGCATGAAATGCGCCGAGGTTCGGCAGATTTCGGCGCAGGCCATCATCAGCGTGAAGTGCTGTTTTTCGGTGTGTTCTCCGCCCATTTCCAAGCAATGGCCCATCGCTGTAGACAGGCACATCGAATAGCAGCGCAGGCACTCGTCGATACAGTTTTTCATCTCGGGGCTGAGGTGATGCATATCATGGATCCTTGTGTGATCGGGGAGCGCCTGTGGCGCCCCCTACGACCTCATTTGACGTTAGCTTCGAGCCATTTTTTAAAATCAGCGATCTCCTTGGTCTGGTCGTCGATGATTTTCTGCGCGGCCTGTTTCGCTTCGTCGTTGTCGCCGTATTTCAGCTCGACGCTGGCCATGTCAATGGCACCTTGATGGTGCGCGATCATCGTGCAGACGAATGCGACATCTGGATCCTTGGCCATGATCCCCCGCATCATCGCCGGTTGCATTCTTATCATTCCGGCCATGAAGGCTTTGTGCGCCTCGTCCATGCCAGACATGTCCATTCCCGACCTATCCGTCATCGGCATCTTCTGGTCTGCGGCCTCACCGCACTGTGCGGGCAGCGTGACTGGGGCCATTTCCATTGGTTTGTTGGAAGATTCCTGCCCTACCGCAAACGACGCGGTCCCCGTGAGCATCAACGTTGCGAGAATGAGCTTCGACGTTTTCATCATATTTCTCCTGGTTTCAGAATACGACTACGGGCTTTGGAGCCCACCTGGGATTCGATAGCAGCTTCGTTAATGATTTCGGAGGCCGCTCAAGTCAAACCGCTGCACCGAATCCCCGTCAGGATGGTCAAGCTCTGCGGCGGACGTCGTTGTCAAAAAGATCGCGGTCAGTGCGACTATCGCAAGCGAAGCCAAGCTGACGAGCCTGACGAACTGGAAAGATTCTGCGCAAGACATCTCCAATAACCACCGCGTCCGGGCTTTGTTCCGGGACCCTATCCGACTTTCTTGGGCGGTGTATCGCCCAAGACAAATGAGCATGTTTGCTCGCGAGGAACCTCCAGCCTGCTTGACAGGCTACGACCTGAGGCGGCGTCCAGCTTTAAAGTGGAGGTGAAAATTCCGCTTGACCTTCCGGTAGCTGGAAGGCGCAACAATACGCCGATCAAATCGGAGGTCGCGCCATGAGCACCCATTCACCTGACAATCACTCGCACGCAACGGGGGACGCGTGTTGCTCGACGCATGCCAAGCTGGCCAAAGGCGAGGTCATACGCGATCCCGTATGCGGCATGACTGTCGACCCAGCCGCAGGCAAGCCCCGCACCGAGTATGATGGTCACACCTACCATTTTTGCAGCGCGTCGTGCCGGGACAAGTTCGTCAAGGCGCCGCAGGAGTTCATCACGGCGATCGATCCGGTCTGCGGCATGAGCGTTGAGCGCGCGACTGCCGCCAACTTCACGCGGCATGAGGGCAAGGGCTTCTATTTCTGCTCGTCGGGATGCAAGGGCAAGTTCGAGGCGGAACCGCCGAAGTATCTCGGCGACCGGCCTGCGCCGGAGCGGATGCCGAAGGGCACGCAATACACCTGTCCGATGCATCCGGAGATCGTCCGCGACAAGCCAGGCTCCTGCCCGATCTGCGGCATGGCGCTGGAGCCCATGGGTGTTCCGACCGGCGACGAGGGCCCCAATCCCGAACTCATCGATTTCACTCGGCGGCTGTGGGTCAGCGGCTTGCTCTCGGTCCCGCTGCTTTTCATCACGATGGGACCTATGCTCGGCCTGCCCGTCCGCGACTGGCTGGGTGCGCAGATCTCGACCTGGCTGGAATTGGTGCTGGCTACCCCTGTGGTGCTCTGGGCCGCCATTCCCTTCTTCCATCGCGGCTGGGAGTCCGTCGTCAATCGTAGCCCGAACATGTGGACCCTGATCTCGATCGGTGTCGGAGTCGCCTATCTCTACAGCGTCGTTGCGACACTGTTTCCGGATCTCTTCCCGCACCAATTCCGTGGCCATGGTGGCTCGGTGCCGGTCTATTTCGAGGCGGCCGCGGTGATCGTGGCGCTCGTCTTCCTGGGACAGGTGCTTGAACTGCGCGCCCGGGAGCGCACCGGGTCGGCGATCCGCGCGCTGCTCGACCTCGCGCCAAAGACTGCGCGGCGGATAGGAGCGGACGGATCGGAAAAAGACGTACCTCTCGACGAGGTCAAGTCAGGCGACAGCCTGCGCGTCCGCCCTGGCGACAGTGTCCCCGTTGACGGAATTGTGCTGGAAGGCAGGACCTCGATCGACGAAAGCATGATCACGGGGGAGCCTCTTCCAGTTGAGAAGACCGAAGGCGACAGCGTCACCGGCGGCACGCTCAACCGCAACGGAACGCTGGTCATTCGCGCCGAGAAAGTCGGCGCCGAGACCATGCTGTCACGGATCGTCGAGATGGTCGCCAAGGCCCAGCGCTCACGCGCACCGATCCAGGGGCTCGCCGACCGTGTATCGTTCTACTTCGTGCCGACCGTCGTGCTCGTGGCGATCCTGGCCTTCGTCGTCTGGGCGGTCTTCGGTCCAGAGCCGTCGATGATCTTCGCCATCGTCTCGGCGGTCTCCGTGCTCATCATCGCCTGCCCGTGTGCTCTCGGCCTGGCGACGCCGATGTCGATTATGACGGCGACGGGTCGCGGAGCACAGGCAGGTGTGCTGATCAAGAATGCCGAGGCTCTGGAACTGTTCGCCAAAGTAGACACGCTGATCGTCGACAAGACCGGGACGCTGACGGAGGGCCGTCCCAAGCTCACCGACGTCGTCGCAGCGGAAGGGTTCGACGAGACCGAGCTGCTATCGCTCGCAGCCAGCCTGGAGCGTGGCTCCGAACACCCGCTGGCCGAAGCGATCGTCGAGGGCGCCGAGGCACGTGGCGCGACGATATCAGCCGCGTCTGACTTCGAGGCCGTCACCGGCAAGGGGGTGTCCGGCTCGGTCAACGGCCGCAAGATCGCGCTCGGCAACGCCGCGATGATGATCGATCTCAAGGCGGACGCGGCCAGCTTGAAGGACCGCGCTGACGCGCTCCGCTCGGACGGCAAGACGGCAATGTTCGTCGCGGTCGATGGCAGGCTGGCCGGCATCGTCGCCGTTGCCGACCCGGTCAAGGCGACCACGGCGGAAGCCATCCGGGCGCTGCACCAAACCGGCCTCCGGATCATCATGGCGACCGGCGACAACGAGCGGACGGCGCGGGCGGTCGCGGCTAAACTGGGCATCGACGAGGTGCGCGCCGACATGCTGCCCGAAAGCAAGCAGAAGCTGATCGAGGAGCTGCGCGCCAACGGGGCCAAGGTCGCCATGGCCGGAGACGGGGTGAACGACGCGCCGGCGCTCGCCGCAGCCGATGTCGGCATCGCCATGGGCACCGGCGCTGACGTTGCGGTCGAGAGCGCGGGAATCACGCTGGTGAAGGGTGATTTGAACGGCATCGTCAGGGCCCGCCGGCTGTCTCAGGCGACGATCCGCAACATCAAGCAGAACCTGTTCTTCGCCTTCGTTTACAACGGGCTCGGCGTTCCGGTGGCGGCCGGGGTCCTCTATCCGGTCTTCGGCACGCTGCTATCGCCGATGATCGCAGCGGCAGCCATGAGCCTGTCGTCGGTCTCTGTCATCGCCAACGCGCTGCGGCTGCGCACGGTAAAGCTTGGCTGACGCGAGGCGAAGGAAGGAGCGCTTCTATGAACATCGGAACCGTGTCGGAAAAGTCAGGTTTGCCGCCCAAGACAATCCGCTATTATGAGGACATCGGCCTCATCCGGCCCGAGCGACGCGACAACGGCTACCGTGACTATTCAGTCGAAGATGAACACCGTCTGCGCTTCCTGCAACGTGCGCGCAGCCTGGGTTTTTCTGTCGAGGAGTGCCGCGAGCTATTGTCTCTCTACAACGACACGTCTCGCGAGAGCGTGGAGGTCAAGGTTATGGCCACGGCCAAGCTTGCAGAGATCGACCGCAAGGTTGCGGAACTCTTGGGACTGCGCGAAATGCTGAGCCATTTGATGGCCAACTGCCATGGCGACAAACGTCCGCATTGCCCGATTATTGAAGGACTCTCAGGCGAGGTAAAGCTTCAGTCGTATGCTGCCATGAGTGAGAACTCACGGCCGGATACCGGCGGCGGTGTATGCGTGGTCACCGCAGGGGGACCACATCCGTGGATCATCATAAATGCGCTCATCGACCGCTTTGGGGACGTCCGCGTCATCATCGAGGATTCGGAACCGCGCGGCGAGTTTCTTGCGCGCCGCGCCCGCCTGAAGGGATGGTTCACAGTTGGCGGCCAATTTGGCACCATGTGCCTCATCGGCCTTGGCAAGGTTCTCTTACATCGGCGGATCGCTCGCATCATCGAATCCGAAAGCCTCTTTGTGAAGCCTCGTGCGGAACGGATCGTTCGAACGGTGCCCTCGGTGAATTCCGTCGGCTTTTTGCAGGCGATCGATGAAATCCAACCTTCCGTCATTCTCCTTGCCGGCTGCAGGATCGTGAAGCCTGAGGTTCTCGCTCGCGTGACATGCCCTGTCCTGAACTACCATGCCGGCATCACGCCGCAGTACCGCGGCATGAATGGCGGCTATTGGGCTCTCGCCAACCGAGACAGCACGAACTTCGGCGCCACCGTCCACGTCGTCGATGCGGGGGTCGACACGGGCGAGGTGGTCGCGCAAGTCCGAGGCGAGCCATCTGGTGACGATAACATTATGACTTACGCGTACAGACTTGCGGCGATATCACGGCAGATGTGCGTCGATGCAATCGAAGACGCCTTGGCCGGCCGGCTCGAGTCTCGTAAACAGGGCGGAAACTCGCGGCAATGGTTCCACCCAACGATTTGGTCCTATGTCTGGACCGGCGTCACGAAGGGGATTTGGTGATGCCTTGGGGACTTCGATCGGAAGCCCCGTCGAATGACGGGGCCCACCGGTTTCCGCTGCTCGAAGCGCCCGAGCTTCCGGTGATCTTCTTCTCGTTCCTTCTCCATTTCGTCTGGGAGTTCCTCCAAGCGCCAACTTATGTTGGTATGATGGAAATGAAGCACTGGGACGGCATCAAGCTCTGCTTGTCGGCAACCTTCGGTGACGCCGGATTCGCGTTGGTCGCATTTTGGATCGCGAGCATGTCAGTGCGCGATCGCAACTGGATAGGCGCCCGTGGGGGTCTGCCGACCGCCATATTCCTGGCCGTTGGCATCGCGCTTACCGTTGGGTTTGAGTACTATTACACCAATGTGAGCCTGCGCTGGACATATTCGGTGCTCATGCCGCTGATTCCTCCCTTCGGAACGGGGCTCAGCCCGCTGCTGCAGTGGACCGTGATCCCGCTAGCCGTAATCAGCTTGGCCCGCAGGCATTTAGCCGGCGCACGCATTCTGCGAGTCAAGCCATGATCACGTTTCGGTTCCCCGACAGAAAAGAAGGATGGCGCAACTTGACTTGGCGCCCGAACTTGTGTGGAAGCTGGTGAGATGACGAACTTCGGTCAACATCGGCTAGCGAGAATTTCGTGGTTTCGTGCCGCGCTCGCGCTCTTGTTTCTCGTCATGGCGTCGCTGCAGCCTGGAATGGTGGCGATGGCCAAATCGGCGATGCACCCCAGCAGCGTCGCCGGCCTCATTGCGTCCTCTGACGCGAAAGTGTACACGAACAGCGATCACGAGCACGGATCGGATGCGACGACTGAGGTTGATGGGGCAAGCGCCAAGAGTCATCACGGCAACCCCAAAACCGCCGATATCTGCTGCGATACCCACTGCGCCCCGTCTCAGGCGGTTCCCGTCAGTTTTCCTCCGTTCCCCCAACCGTGCTCCGGGGTATTGGCGCTCGAAGTTTCTGCGGCAATAATGCCCGGCGAACAGACCGACTTCCTCAGACCTCCTCGAACCTGAGCTGATATGCGCGTCCTCCGGGCGCCACGTTCCGTCCGCGCCTGCTATTGGTACGCGCGGTTCACGCTCCACATCATGTTCAGGGTCGAAAATGAAGCTCATATTATTTGCGATGCTCGCTGCATCGCTGGCAGCGTCAGGCTGTGCATCTACTGCTCCGCCTGACATTCTCCCTTCGTTCAACGCCGCCGATCCCATCATGGGGATCAGCGATGCGCATTATCATCCTGTGGTCACCAACTACCAACACCGCGAACCGGTCGACCCCAAGAACTGGCGCCAACTTAACGATGATCTATCTCCGGCGGAACGCGGGAGCGGATCATGAACAGGATCGCAAAGGGATTTCTGGTCGCAGGCCTGGTTCCGATCGTGGCGGCCGGGTGCACGACAACCGCACTGGTCGACGGCATCTCGGAGCCGGGATCGGGGTTCGCGACGGTAGCTGCCCGAACCGCATCCGTTGCTGGGAAGGAAGCCGTCTGGGTTCAGTCGAGCGCGGAAGCGAGAGTGCTGCAGGAGCGGGTCACCGGCATCGTCCGCAAAAGGACGCTCGGCCCCGATGCAGCGGTTCAGGTTGCCCTCCTGAACAACAAGGGCCTCCAGGCGGCGTATGCGGATATTGGCTTGTCCGCGGCCGACGTCTGGCAGGAGACCATGCTGGTAAATCCGCCGGTTTCGATCGGGGTGATTGGCGTCGATCCGGTGCGAACGGTCGAAACAGCCATCGTCACGAATATCCTTGCGCTCATCACCCGGCCGCGCAGGGTGGCGATCGCCGATGCGCGGTTCCGGCAGGCGCAGTTGCGGGCGGCGGAGGAAACCTTGCGTCTCGCCGCCGATACGCGCCGCGCATGGATCGAGGCCGTGGCAGCGTGGGAGCGCGTTTCCTATCTTAACCGGGCTCAGGCCGCGGCGGACGCAGCTTCCGCGCTGGCGCAGAAACTCGGCGAGACAGGAGCCTTTACAAAGACCGGCCAAGCGCGGGAGCACGTTTTCTATGCGGAACTTGCGGGCCAAACAGCCGAAGCCAAGCTCGCCGCGCGCGGCGCGAAGGAACAGCTCACGCGCTTGATGGGGCTCTGGGGGTCTGACATCGACTACTCGGTGCCCAACGCTCTTCCCGCTCTGCCGAAGGGCGCAAAAGCAAAACGCGCGATTGAGGCAGAGGCACTCAAGAACCGCGTCGATCTAGAAATCGCGCGGCTCGAATTGGAGGCGCTCGCACGATCATACGGCCTGACGGAGGCGACGCGCTATGTGACGGACCTCGGCCTGCGTTCCGGCGTCGAGATCGAGCGTGAAATGGCCGAAGACGGCGGCACAGAAACAACCGTCATCCCTATCGCGGAGGTTGATTTCGTCATCCCTATCTTCGATTCGGGCAAGGCGCGCATGCGCAAGGCCGAATTAGCCTACATGCAGGCTGCAAATCTGCTGGCCGAAAGGGCTGTCAACATCCGTTCAGAAGCCCGTGGCGCCTATGACGCGTATCGCTCGACTTATGACATCGCACGACACTACCGGAATAATGTTCTGCCGTTGCGCACGAAGATCGAAGAGGAATCGGTCCTCACCTACAATGGCATGATCACAAACACGTTCGAGCTTCTCGCTGATACGCGCGCCAAGATCGAGTCGATCATGCTTTCCCTTAACGCCAAGCGCGATTTCTGGCTCGCCGACGTAAATCTTGGCACCGTCGTCTATGGCGGCGGGTCGTCCGGAGCGAGCGAAGCACCCACTGCAATGGCCAGCGGCGGCGACGCCGCGGCGCATTGAACGAGAAGGAGATCTAAATTGGTTACGAGACGTCAGATACTTGGCGGCGGCGCGTTCTCGCAGGTGCGGCCGCATGGACGAAGACATCTGCGATGGGACTTCCTGACGCTGCGATCATGGAATCCCCCGACATGCAGCCGCCGATCTTCCCGTCGAGCGGCCCGGACTATCAGCCGGTGGTAACTCTGAATGGATGGACCGCTCCTCATCGCCTGACTAACGGCGTGAAAGAATTCCACCTGGTCGCCGAGCCAGTCGAGCGCGAGCTTGCTCCGGGCATGACCGCTTATCTCTGGGGCTACAATGGACAATCACCAGGACCGACGATCGAGGCGGTCGAAGGCGATCGGGTTCGCATCTTCGTGACCAACAGGCTTCCGGAACACACCACCATCCACTGGCACGGCATGATCCTGCCGAACGGCATGGATGGCGTAACCGGTCTCACACAGCCTGGCATCCCGCCGGGCAAGACCTTTGTTTACGAGTTCGACCTCGTGAAAAGCGGGACGTTTATGTATCACCCGCATGCTGACGAAATGGTCCAGATGGCGATGGGCATGATGGGGTTCTTCGTCATTCATCCGAAGGATCCTTCCTTCATGCCGGTCGACCGGGACTTCGTCTTCCTGCTCAACGCATATGACATCGAGCCCGGCTCCTATGTTCCGAAGGTCATGGAGATGACCGACTTCAATCTCTGGTGCTGGAACAGCCGGGTCTTTCCAGGTGTAAGTCCGCTGGTCGTTTCGAAGAACGATAAAGTGAGGGTACGGGTCGGGAACCTCACCATGACCAACCATCCGATTCACATGCATGGCTACGACTTCGAGGTGACCTGCACGGACGGAGGTTGGACGCGGCCTGAGGCGCGCTGGCCGGAAGTCTCGATCGACATCCCGGTTGGCGCGATGCGCGCCTACGAGTTCGACGCCAAATCCTCGGCGACTGGGCGATACATTGTCACAAGTCGCATCACACGATGAACGCCATGGGGCATGACGTGCCAACGTTCATTGGCGTCGACAAAACCGAGGTGACGAAAAAAATCCGTCGCGTTCAGCCGGAATACATGCCGATGGGCAACCGTGGCATGGCCGACATGGGCGAGATGGAAATGCCGCTTCCTGACAATACGATAAAGATGATGGAAGGCTGGGGACAATTTGGAGCGATAGAAATGGGCTCCATGTTCTCCGTAGTGAAAGTCCGAGAGGGCATTGCAGCGAACGATTACGCCGATCCGGGCTGGTATCAGCACCCCGAAGGAACCGTCTCCTACGAATGGACGGGCGACACTCCCGCTCCCGTCAAATCAGGCGACGCAAAAACGATGACACCGGCGGCGACGCACGGCGGTCACACCAAGGGATAACAGCGATAATGACAACCGAAAGGAACCCGAGAACATGAAAAGATTTGTGATTGCGACCGCCGTTCTGGCTTTGACGACTGGAGCTGTCTTCGCAGCAGGGACGCACTCAGGTGGCCACGACACTGAAAAAATGGCAATCGGCGAACCCGGAGAGAAAGGAAAAGTCAAGCGCACCGTCAACATTGCGATGACCGAAAAAGATGACGGCAAGATGCTTTTTGAACCGGCGACCATCAAGGTCAAAGCTGGGGAGACAATTCGTCTACGCTTCACGAACAAGGGCGAGGCTGACCACGAATACGTCATGGATCAAGAGCCGGCTGTGATGGAGCACAAAGCGGTCATGGAGAAATTCCCTGACATGGAACATGCCGACGCGAACTCCATACGGCTGGCTCCCGGCAAGACCGGCGAGATCGTATGGACGTTCTCAAACGCCGGGGACTACGTATTCGCCTGCTTGATTCCGGGTCACTATGAATCCGGCATGAAGGGCGCCATTCAGGTTTCGCAGTAACCCGTACAACACAAAGGACCTATTCTATGAAAAATACCGCAAAGATACTATCGCTGCTCGCCGTCATGCTCACTCTTGGCGGTAACGCGTTCGCGCAAGAATATACAAAGGGTGAGATTCAGAAGATCGATACTGCCCAGAAGAAGCTCACCATCAAGCATGGCGAACTCAAGAACCTTGAGATGCCTGCCATGACTATGGTTTTTGTCGTGGCCGATGAAGCCATGCTGAACAAGGTCAAGGAGGGTCAGGCGATCGAGTTTATCGCCGACCGGGTCAACGGCCGCATCACGGTTACAGAAATCAAGTAAATTACAAATGCTTCCCGGGACGAACCCTTCGGTTCGTCCCGGTCTTGGCAGACCTCATCTGTCTCTCAAGCGGGATTCAACCTGCAAAAATCCATAACGGAGTCACGAACCGCGTGCTGTGCCCCTTGGGCATGGCATGCCGCTGCATTCAAGAGGTCAAGGGAGCGACGGCGTGGCCGACGCCTGGAAA
This window encodes:
- a CDS encoding formyl transferase, with protein sequence MCLIGLGKVLLHRRIARIIESESLFVKPRAERIVRTVPSVNSVGFLQAIDEIQPSVILLAGCRIVKPEVLARVTCPVLNYHAGITPQYRGMNGGYWALANRDSTNFGATVHVVDAGVDTGEVVAQVRGEPSGDDNIMTYAYRLAAISRQMCVDAIEDALAGRLESRKQGGNSRQWFHPTIWSYVWTGVTKGIW
- a CDS encoding heavy metal translocating P-type ATPase — encoded protein: MSTHSPDNHSHATGDACCSTHAKLAKGEVIRDPVCGMTVDPAAGKPRTEYDGHTYHFCSASCRDKFVKAPQEFITAIDPVCGMSVERATAANFTRHEGKGFYFCSSGCKGKFEAEPPKYLGDRPAPERMPKGTQYTCPMHPEIVRDKPGSCPICGMALEPMGVPTGDEGPNPELIDFTRRLWVSGLLSVPLLFITMGPMLGLPVRDWLGAQISTWLELVLATPVVLWAAIPFFHRGWESVVNRSPNMWTLISIGVGVAYLYSVVATLFPDLFPHQFRGHGGSVPVYFEAAAVIVALVFLGQVLELRARERTGSAIRALLDLAPKTARRIGADGSEKDVPLDEVKSGDSLRVRPGDSVPVDGIVLEGRTSIDESMITGEPLPVEKTEGDSVTGGTLNRNGTLVIRAEKVGAETMLSRIVEMVAKAQRSRAPIQGLADRVSFYFVPTVVLVAILAFVVWAVFGPEPSMIFAIVSAVSVLIIACPCALGLATPMSIMTATGRGAQAGVLIKNAEALELFAKVDTLIVDKTGTLTEGRPKLTDVVAAEGFDETELLSLAASLERGSEHPLAEAIVEGAEARGATISAASDFEAVTGKGVSGSVNGRKIALGNAAMMIDLKADAASLKDRADALRSDGKTAMFVAVDGRLAGIVAVADPVKATTAEAIRALHQTGLRIIMATGDNERTARAVAAKLGIDEVRADMLPESKQKLIEELRANGAKVAMAGDGVNDAPALAAADVGIAMGTGADVAVESAGITLVKGDLNGIVRARRLSQATIRNIKQNLFFAFVYNGLGVPVAAGVLYPVFGTLLSPMIAAAAMSLSSVSVIANALRLRTVKLG
- a CDS encoding four-helix bundle copper-binding protein gives rise to the protein MHHLSPEMKNCIDECLRCYSMCLSTAMGHCLEMGGEHTEKQHFTLMMACAEICRTSAHFMLIGSEHHKHICGECAEICNECADDCERIGDMQDCVDTCRRCAESCRKMAA
- a CDS encoding DUF305 domain-containing protein, with translation MKTSKLILATLMLTGTASFAVGQESSNKPMEMAPVTLPAQCGEAADQKMPMTDRSGMDMSGMDEAHKAFMAGMIRMQPAMMRGIMAKDPDVAFVCTMIAHHQGAIDMASVELKYGDNDEAKQAAQKIIDDQTKEIADFKKWLEANVK
- a CDS encoding copper-binding protein, which produces MKNTAKILSLLAVMLTLGGNAFAQEYTKGEIQKIDTAQKKLTIKHGELKNLEMPAMTMVFVVADEAMLNKVKEGQAIEFIADRVNGRITVTEIK
- a CDS encoding plastocyanin/azurin family copper-binding protein, with amino-acid sequence MKRFVIATAVLALTTGAVFAAGTHSGGHDTEKMAIGEPGEKGKVKRTVNIAMTEKDDGKMLFEPATIKVKAGETIRLRFTNKGEADHEYVMDQEPAVMEHKAVMEKFPDMEHADANSIRLAPGKTGEIVWTFSNAGDYVFACLIPGHYESGMKGAIQVSQ
- a CDS encoding TolC family protein — translated: MNRIAKGFLVAGLVPIVAAGCTTTALVDGISEPGSGFATVAARTASVAGKEAVWVQSSAEARVLQERVTGIVRKRTLGPDAAVQVALLNNKGLQAAYADIGLSAADVWQETMLVNPPVSIGVIGVDPVRTVETAIVTNILALITRPRRVAIADARFRQAQLRAAEETLRLAADTRRAWIEAVAAWERVSYLNRAQAAADAASALAQKLGETGAFTKTGQAREHVFYAELAGQTAEAKLAARGAKEQLTRLMGLWGSDIDYSVPNALPALPKGAKAKRAIEAEALKNRVDLEIARLELEALARSYGLTEATRYVTDLGLRSGVEIEREMAEDGGTETTVIPIAEVDFVIPIFDSGKARMRKAELAYMQAANLLAERAVNIRSEARGAYDAYRSTYDIARHYRNNVLPLRTKIEEESVLTYNGMITNTFELLADTRAKIESIMLSLNAKRDFWLADVNLGTVVYGGGSSGASEAPTAMASGGDAAAH